A genomic window from Helicobacter pylori includes:
- a CDS encoding FecCD family ABC transporter permease, whose product MLKTYHIALACVILAVVVLLFGGESLSLEEWQEVVMNVKNHFLHNEELSSLSIIILEIRLPRVILALLVGASLSGSGVVMQTIFRNPLVDPFLLGISSGAMLGVAAAIAIFESNIAILAFFGAILASLAVLAMNRVLGNSVLSLVLSGVVLSAFLGALAGAIKFFVIPQKAQAIVVWLLGSLSLSSYKDCLVAFIGLSLGFIPLFLLRWRINLLSLSDAQSLSLGINPVLLRSLCLVCVSVASALAVSVSGTIGWIGLVIPHVARLFFGANLQKLLLSSLLMGAFFLLLADVVAKTITPYDLPVGIATSVLGAPFFLWLLFRTRGV is encoded by the coding sequence ATGCTTAAAACCTATCATATCGCCTTAGCTTGTGTGATTTTAGCGGTGGTGGTGCTGTTGTTTGGAGGGGAGTCTTTGAGTTTGGAAGAATGGCAAGAAGTGGTTATGAATGTGAAAAACCATTTCTTACACAATGAAGAACTGAGCTCTTTAAGTATTATTATTTTAGAAATACGACTACCACGAGTGATTTTAGCGCTTTTAGTGGGAGCGAGTTTGTCCGGGAGTGGGGTGGTGATGCAAACGATTTTTAGAAACCCCTTAGTTGACCCTTTTTTATTAGGGATTTCTAGCGGGGCGATGCTAGGCGTGGCGGCAGCGATAGCGATCTTTGAATCCAATATTGCCATTTTGGCGTTTTTTGGGGCGATTTTAGCCAGTCTTGCTGTCTTAGCGATGAATAGGGTTTTAGGCAATTCCGTCCTTTCATTGGTGCTTTCAGGGGTGGTGTTGAGCGCGTTTTTAGGAGCGTTAGCCGGAGCGATAAAATTCTTTGTGATCCCCCAAAAAGCGCAAGCGATTGTCGTATGGCTTTTAGGGAGCTTGTCTTTAAGCAGTTATAAGGATTGCTTGGTGGCTTTCATAGGGCTTTCTTTAGGCTTTATCCCGCTTTTTTTGTTAAGGTGGCGCATCAATTTATTGAGCTTGAGCGATGCGCAAAGTTTGAGTTTAGGCATTAACCCGGTGCTGTTACGATCGCTGTGTTTGGTGTGCGTGAGCGTTGCGAGCGCTTTAGCGGTGAGCGTGTCTGGCACGATCGGCTGGATTGGGTTAGTGATCCCGCATGTAGCGAGGTTGTTTTTTGGGGCGAATTTGCAAAAATTGCTTTTAAGTTCTTTGTTAATGGGGGCGTTTTTCTTGCTTTTAGCGGATGTGGTAGCCAAAACCATTACCCCATATGACTTGCCGGTAGGCATTGCGACAAGCGTTTTAGGAGCGCCTTTTTTCCTGTGGCTTTTATTTAGAACTAGGGGGGTGTGA
- a CDS encoding SDR family oxidoreductase yields the protein MGVGEKKESQKVAVITGASSGIGLECALMLLDQGYKVYALSRRATLCVALNHALCESIDIDVSDSNALKEVFLNISAKEEYCDILINSAGYGMFGSVEDTPINEVKKQFSVNFFALCEVVQLCLPLLKNKPYSKIFNLSSIAGRMSMLFLGHYSASKHALEAYSDALRLELKPFNIQVCLIEPGPVKSNWEKTAFSVENFESEDSVYALEVNAAKTFYASVYEKALNAKEVAQKIVSLSMSQKIKPRYLIGLKTQLLLALYKILPSKWYDSLFRLIVLGRKA from the coding sequence ATGGGTGTTGGAGAGAAAAAAGAAAGCCAAAAGGTGGCAGTTATCACAGGGGCGAGTTCTGGGATCGGGTTAGAATGTGCGTTAATGCTGTTAGATCAAGGGTATAAGGTCTATGCACTCTCTAGGCGTGCGACTTTGTGCGTAGCCTTAAACCATGCGTTGTGCGAGAGCATTGATATTGATGTGAGCGATTCTAACGCTTTAAAAGAAGTGTTTTTAAACATTAGCGCTAAAGAAGAGTATTGCGACATTTTAATCAATTCCGCCGGTTATGGGATGTTTGGGAGCGTAGAAGACACGCCTATTAATGAAGTTAAAAAACAATTCAGCGTGAATTTTTTCGCCCTTTGCGAAGTGGTGCAACTTTGTTTGCCCTTATTGAAAAACAAGCCTTATTCTAAGATTTTTAACCTTTCTTCTATCGCAGGGCGCATGAGCATGCTTTTTTTAGGCCATTATAGCGCGAGTAAGCATGCCTTAGAGGCTTATAGCGATGCCTTGCGTTTAGAGCTTAAACCCTTTAACATTCAAGTGTGTTTGATTGAGCCAGGGCCGGTGAAAAGCAATTGGGAAAAAACCGCTTTTTCAGTTGAAAATTTTGAGAGCGAAGATAGCGTTTATGCGTTAGAAGTGAATGCGGCTAAAACTTTTTATGCGAGCGTGTATGAAAAAGCCTTAAACGCTAAAGAAGTGGCGCAAAAAATCGTTTCTCTTAGCATGAGTCAAAAAATCAAGCCTCGTTATTTGATCGGCTTAAAAACCCAATTGTTATTAGCGTTGTATAAAATCCTCCCTAGTAAGTGGTATGACTCTTTATTCAGATTAATCGTTCTTGGGAGGAAAGCGTGA
- a CDS encoding acyl-CoA thioesterase: MPQIQSSHSNHFDFTIDTADRTKLLMSYLVVPTTANFNNVMHGGELLNLLDKVAYVCSTRYCAKGTVTLSVDGVTFKYPIPVGNLLTFLASINYVGNTSCEVGIKVLSEDIKTREITHTNSCYFTMVAVENGKPTPMPKYEPKTEVEIRRYEGALKRKEMRTRGYLKSGKHEGA, translated from the coding sequence ATGCCTCAAATACAATCATCGCATTCCAATCATTTTGATTTCACTATAGACACAGCGGATCGCACTAAATTATTGATGAGCTATTTAGTCGTGCCTACAACCGCTAATTTCAACAATGTCATGCATGGGGGGGAATTATTGAATTTGTTGGATAAAGTCGCTTATGTCTGTTCGACTCGTTATTGCGCTAAAGGGACGGTCACTTTAAGCGTGGATGGGGTTACTTTTAAATACCCCATTCCTGTAGGGAATTTGCTCACTTTTTTAGCCAGCATCAATTACGTGGGCAACACTTCGTGCGAGGTGGGGATTAAGGTTTTGAGCGAAGATATTAAAACTCGTGAAATCACGCACACCAATTCATGCTATTTCACCATGGTGGCTGTAGAAAATGGCAAACCCACCCCCATGCCTAAATACGAGCCTAAAACAGAGGTTGAAATCCGCCGCTATGAAGGGGCTTTGAAGCGTAAAGAAATGCGCACACGAGGGTATTTAAAAAGCGGGAAACACGAGGGTGCTTAA
- a CDS encoding type II toxin-antitoxin system antitoxin — translation MPNTTAKKDYTKYSEKQLFNFLNSIKTKQKKALEKLKEIQAQKQRIKKAIQLKELNLTENGYTIEEEREILARAKDTKNHLYFKNMEDFKKHCENL, via the coding sequence ATGCCCAACACCACTGCCAAAAAAGACTACACTAAATACAGCGAAAAACAGCTTTTTAACTTTTTAAATTCTATAAAGACCAAGCAAAAAAAGGCGTTAGAAAAATTGAAAGAAATCCAAGCTCAAAAACAAAGGATTAAAAAAGCGATCCAACTCAAAGAATTAAACCTAACCGAAAATGGATACACCATAGAAGAAGAGCGAGAAATCTTAGCAAGGGCTAAAGATACCAAGAACCACCTTTATTTTAAAAACATGGAGGATTTTAAAAAGCATTGTGAAAATTTATAG
- a CDS encoding type II toxin-antitoxin system YafQ family toxin translates to MLKIKHHILYKKDFKKLVKNGFDDSVLNEVILALRKKESLPPQFKDHALKGVWKPYRECHIKADILLIYLIKDDELILLRLGSHSELF, encoded by the coding sequence ATGCTGAAAATTAAGCACCATATCCTTTATAAAAAAGATTTTAAAAAACTTGTTAAAAATGGGTTTGATGATAGCGTTTTGAATGAAGTTATCCTAGCTCTAAGAAAAAAAGAGTCGCTACCCCCCCAATTTAAAGATCATGCTTTAAAGGGAGTTTGGAAGCCTTATAGAGAATGCCACATTAAAGCTGATATTTTGCTTATTTATTTGATCAAAGATGATGAGCTTATTTTATTAAGACTAGGCAGTCATAGCGAGTTGTTTTGA
- a CDS encoding type II toxin-antitoxin system HP0895 family antitoxin has protein sequence MPNTTAKKDYTKYSEKQLFNLINKLEQKIKKMQEDRLFFKEKMAKELEKRDKNFKDKLDAANELLQKISQAFGDKKDCCFGHETPNLETQQAMREALNGENLEAIEDFSAWANEIKKEVNAEN, from the coding sequence ATGCCCAACACCACTGCCAAAAAAGATTACACTAAATACAGCGAAAAACAGCTTTTTAACTTGATCAACAAATTAGAACAAAAAATCAAAAAAATGCAAGAGGATAGGCTTTTTTTCAAAGAAAAAATGGCTAAAGAATTAGAAAAAAGAGACAAAAACTTTAAGGATAAGTTGGACGCAGCCAATGAGCTTTTGCAAAAAATCAGCCAAGCTTTTGGTGATAAAAAAGATTGTTGTTTTGGGCATGAAACCCCAAACCTTGAAACGCAACAAGCCATGAGAGAAGCGTTAAATGGTGAAAACTTAGAAGCTATTGAAGACTTTTCTGCATGGGCAAATGAAATCAAAAAGGAAGTGAATGCTGAAAATTAA
- a CDS encoding SabA family sialic acid-binding adhesin, translating into MKPLVYQWSHRKAISTSWNGGISTPTSETINTENNAQELLKQASIIITTLNSACPNFQNGGSGYWAGISGNGTMCGMFANEISAIQSMIANAQEAVAQAKIVAENAQNQSNLDTGKPFNPYTDAQFAEGMLKNAQAQAEILNQAEQVVKNFEKIPTAFVNDSLGVCYETQGGERRGTNPGQVTSNTWGAGCAYVGQTITNLKNSIAHFGTEAEQIVSK; encoded by the coding sequence ATGAAACCATTAGTATACCAATGGAGTCATAGGAAAGCTATTTCAACCTCGTGGAATGGCGGAATATCAACACCAACCTCAGAAACTATCAACACAGAAAATAACGCTCAAGAACTTTTAAAACAAGCGAGCATCATTATCACTACCCTAAATAGTGCATGCCCGAATTTCCAGAATGGTGGTAGTGGGTATTGGGCAGGGATAAGCGGTAATGGGACAATGTGCGGAATGTTTGCTAATGAAATCAGCGCGATCCAAAGCATGATCGCTAACGCCCAAGAAGCCGTCGCGCAAGCCAAGATTGTCGCTGAAAACGCACAAAATCAGAGCAACCTAGACACTGGAAAACCCTTCAACCCCTACACAGACGCTCAATTCGCTGAAGGCATGCTCAAAAACGCGCAAGCGCAAGCGGAGATTTTAAACCAAGCCGAACAAGTGGTGAAAAACTTTGAAAAAATCCCTACAGCCTTTGTAAATGACTCTTTAGGGGTGTGTTATGAAACGCAAGGGGGCGAGCGTAGAGGCACTAATCCAGGCCAGGTTACTTCTAACACTTGGGGAGCCGGTTGCGCGTATGTGGGACAAACGATAACGAATCTTAAAAACAGCATCGCGCATTTTGGGACTGAAGCCGAGCAAATAGTCAGCAAGTGA
- a CDS encoding SabA family sialic acid-binding adhesin, with protein sequence MKKHILSLTLGSLLVSTLSAEDDGFYMSAGYQIGEAAQMVKNTKGIQELSDNYENLNNLLTKYSTLNTLIKLSSDPSAINGVRNDLGASAAGLLNDKKNSPAYQAVLLAINAAVGFWNIVGYVTQCGGNANGTKSTSSTTIFDNEPGYRSTSITCSLNGYIPGYYGPMSIENFKKLNEAYQILQTALKQGLPTLNEKNGTVSVTYSYKCAGEGNDNCNVLNSNGNSGTKSETQTIDGKTVNTTISSKVVKWSTNGNTQSYTDITTKMEGVPDNAQALLAQASTLINTINTACPYFHAPHSQANGPKWEWPSNKLCGAFSEEISAIQKMITDAQEMLNQANIVSANGQSSNPVDSHFNPFTGNTSFAEGMLANAQAQAQMLNLANQVGQTINPNNLTGTFQNFVKGFLATCNNPSTAGTGGTQGSPPGTVTTQTFASGCAYVGETITALNNSIAHFGAQAEQIQQAEDLAYTLANFSSQYKKLGDTYNSITTAISSLPNAQAIQNVVSKKNNPYSPQGIQENLKTFNFSLSLSLSFLLHAEDDGFYMSAGYQIGEAAQMVKNTKGIQELSENYEKLNNLLSNYNTLNTLIKLSADPSAINDARDNLGSSSRNLLDIKTNSPAYQAVLLALNAAVGLWQVTSYAFTACGPGSNKSANGGIQTFNNVPGQDTTTITCNSYYEPGHGGPISTENYAIINKAYQIIQKALIFNGSNGEGIPVLSNTTTKLDFTIQGDKITDATPNETISIPMES encoded by the coding sequence ATGAAAAAACACATCCTTTCATTAACCTTAGGCTCGCTTTTAGTTTCCACTTTGAGCGCTGAAGACGACGGCTTTTACATGAGTGCAGGCTATCAAATCGGCGAAGCCGCTCAAATGGTGAAAAACACCAAAGGCATTCAAGAGCTTTCAGACAATTATGAAAACTTGAACAACCTTTTAACCAAATACAGCACCCTAAACACCCTTATCAAGCTCTCTTCTGACCCGAGTGCGATCAACGGGGTGCGTAACGATTTGGGCGCGAGCGCGGCTGGCTTACTCAATGACAAAAAGAATTCCCCCGCCTATCAAGCGGTGCTTTTAGCCATCAACGCGGCGGTAGGGTTTTGGAATATCGTGGGCTATGTGACGCAATGTGGGGGTAATGCCAATGGCACAAAAAGCACTTCTTCAACGACCATTTTTGACAACGAGCCAGGGTATCGATCCACTTCCATCACTTGTTCTTTGAATGGGTATATTCCTGGATACTATGGCCCTATGAGTATTGAGAATTTCAAAAAGCTCAACGAGGCCTATCAAATCCTCCAAACAGCGTTGAAACAAGGCTTACCGACGCTGAATGAAAAGAACGGGACCGTGAGCGTAACTTATAGCTATAAATGCGCAGGAGAAGGGAATGATAACTGTAATGTGTTAAATTCCAATGGAAATAGTGGAACAAAAAGCGAAACCCAAACCATAGATGGCAAAACCGTGAACACCACGATCAGTTCAAAAGTTGTTAAATGGAGCACAAACGGTAACACCCAATCTTACACTGATATTACTACCAAAATGGAAGGAGTGCCTGACAACGCTCAAGCGCTCTTAGCGCAAGCCAGCACGCTCATCAACACCATCAACACTGCATGCCCGTATTTCCATGCACCTCATAGCCAAGCTAATGGCCCGAAGTGGGAATGGCCCTCTAACAAGCTGTGTGGCGCTTTTTCAGAAGAGATCAGCGCGATCCAAAAGATGATCACGGACGCTCAAGAGATGCTCAATCAAGCGAACATCGTTAGTGCTAACGGGCAATCATCAAACCCGGTAGATAGCCATTTCAACCCTTTCACGGGGAATACCAGCTTTGCTGAAGGCATGCTCGCTAACGCGCAAGCGCAAGCGCAAATGCTCAATTTAGCCAACCAAGTGGGGCAAACCATTAACCCTAATAATCTCACCGGGACTTTTCAAAATTTTGTTAAAGGCTTTTTAGCCACATGCAACAACCCCTCAACAGCTGGTACTGGTGGCACACAAGGTTCACCTCCAGGCACAGTTACCACTCAAACTTTCGCTTCCGGTTGCGCGTATGTGGGAGAAACCATAACCGCCCTAAACAACAGCATCGCGCATTTTGGCGCTCAAGCTGAGCAAATCCAACAAGCCGAAGATCTCGCCTACACTTTAGCGAACTTCAGCAGCCAATACAAAAAGCTAGGGGACACTTACAACAGCATCACTACCGCTATTTCAAGCTTGCCTAACGCTCAAGCTATCCAAAATGTGGTGAGCAAAAAGAATAACCCCTATAGCCCTCAAGGCATACAAGAAAACTTAAAAACCTTTAACTTCTCTCTCTCTCTCTCTCTCTCGTTTTTGCTCCACGCTGAAGACGACGGCTTTTACATGAGTGCAGGCTATCAAATCGGTGAAGCCGCTCAAATGGTGAAAAACACCAAAGGCATTCAAGAACTCTCAGAAAATTATGAAAAGTTAAACAATCTTTTAAGCAATTACAACACTCTAAACACCCTTATCAAGCTCTCCGCTGATCCGAGTGCAATCAATGATGCAAGGGATAATCTAGGATCTAGCTCTAGGAATTTGTTGGATATTAAAACCAATTCCCCAGCGTATCAAGCGGTGCTTTTAGCCTTGAATGCAGCGGTGGGGTTGTGGCAAGTTACAAGCTACGCTTTTACCGCTTGTGGGCCTGGTAGTAACAAGAGTGCGAATGGAGGTATCCAAACTTTTAATAATGTGCCAGGACAAGATACGACGACCATCACTTGCAATTCGTATTATGAGCCAGGACATGGCGGGCCAATATCCACTGAAAATTATGCGATCATCAATAAAGCTTATCAAATCATTCAAAAGGCTTTGATATTCAATGGATCCAATGGAGAAGGGATCCCAGTTTTGAGCAACACCACCACAAAGCTTGATTTTACTATTCAAGGAGATAAAATAACGGATGCCACACCAAATGAAACCATTAGTATACCAATGGAGTCATAG
- the hypD gene encoding hydrogenase formation protein HypD has translation MSVNHLISPFRDKQTILALSDAIKKLASKLEKKLVIMEVCGGHTHSIMKYGLLDLMPNNLEFVHGPGCPVCVMPRARLDEAYELASMKDSVILSLGDMMKVPGSYGNLIQAREKGLDARFLYSPMQALEIAKENPHKKVIYFAIGFETTTPMTASVLLNAKKEKIKNLFFHINHILVPPSVSAILEDPACRINALLAPSHVSVISGAQIYAPLVERFKLPIIVSGFEPVDILESVLMLLKQALNKEYKLEIQYKRAVSYKGNTKAQELVRECMEIRENFEWRGLGNIKNSALKLKEEFASYDAEKVFKEHLTHKITKENKACKCGDILKGIAKPLDCPLFATTCTPQNPIGSCMVSSEGACAAYYRYKRV, from the coding sequence ATGAGCGTTAATCACCTCATTTCGCCTTTTAGAGACAAGCAAACCATTTTGGCGCTCTCTGATGCAATCAAAAAACTCGCCTCCAAACTTGAAAAAAAATTAGTCATCATGGAAGTGTGCGGAGGGCATACGCATTCTATAATGAAATACGGGCTTTTGGATTTGATGCCTAACAATTTAGAGTTTGTGCATGGGCCAGGCTGCCCGGTATGCGTGATGCCAAGAGCACGCCTTGATGAAGCTTATGAGCTTGCAAGCATGAAAGATAGCGTGATTTTAAGTTTAGGGGATATGATGAAAGTCCCTGGGAGCTATGGGAATTTGATACAAGCCAGAGAAAAGGGGCTGGATGCACGCTTTTTGTATTCGCCCATGCAAGCTTTAGAAATCGCTAAAGAAAACCCGCATAAAAAAGTCATTTATTTTGCGATCGGTTTTGAAACCACCACACCCATGACAGCTAGCGTTTTACTGAATGCAAAAAAAGAAAAAATCAAAAATCTTTTTTTCCACATCAACCACATTTTAGTGCCTCCAAGCGTGAGCGCGATTTTAGAAGATCCAGCATGCCGAATCAACGCCCTTTTAGCCCCTAGCCATGTGAGCGTGATCAGCGGCGCTCAAATCTATGCCCCTTTAGTGGAGCGTTTTAAACTCCCCATTATTGTGAGCGGTTTTGAGCCGGTGGATATATTAGAAAGCGTATTGATGCTATTAAAACAAGCCCTAAACAAAGAATATAAGCTAGAAATCCAATACAAAAGAGCGGTGAGCTATAAGGGGAATACAAAAGCGCAAGAGTTAGTGCGTGAATGCATGGAAATAAGAGAAAATTTTGAATGGAGGGGGTTAGGGAATATCAAAAACTCCGCTCTCAAACTCAAAGAAGAGTTCGCCTCTTATGACGCTGAAAAAGTCTTTAAAGAACATTTAACCCACAAGATCACAAAAGAAAACAAAGCATGCAAATGTGGGGACATTTTAAAAGGCATCGCTAAGCCCCTAGATTGCCCATTATTTGCTACAACTTGCACCCCACAAAATCCGATCGGCAGTTGCATGGTCAGCTCTGAGGGGGCGTGTGCGGCGTATTATCGTTACAAGCGCGTTTGA
- a CDS encoding HypC/HybG/HupF family hydrogenase formation chaperone — MCLAIPSKVIAIKDNVALLETLGVQREASLDLMGESVKVGDYVLLHIGYVMSKIDEKEALESIELYQEMIAKMNETHE; from the coding sequence ATGTGTTTAGCGATCCCTTCTAAAGTCATAGCCATTAAGGACAATGTGGCTCTTTTAGAGACTTTAGGCGTTCAAAGAGAAGCGAGCTTGGATTTAATGGGCGAGTCTGTTAAGGTGGGCGATTATGTGCTATTGCACATCGGCTATGTGATGAGCAAGATTGATGAAAAAGAAGCCCTAGAGTCCATTGAGCTTTACCAAGAAATGATCGCCAAAATGAACGAAACGCATGAATAA
- the hypB gene encoding hydrogenase nickel incorporation protein HypB translates to MSEQRKESLQNNPNLSKKDVKIVEKILSKNDIKAAEMKERYLEEGLYVLNFMSSPGSGKTTMLENLADFKDFKFCVVEGDLQTNRDADRLRKKGVSAHQITTGEACHLEASMIEGAFDLLKNEGALEKSDFLIIENVGNLVCPSSYNLGAAMNIVLLSVPEGDDKVLKYPTMFMCADAVIISKADMIEVFNFRVSQVKEDMQKLKPEAPIFLMSSKDPKSLEDFKNFLLEKKRENYQSTHSF, encoded by the coding sequence ATGAGCGAGCAACGAAAAGAATCGTTACAAAATAACCCTAATTTGAGTAAAAAAGATGTCAAAATCGTGGAAAAGATTTTGAGTAAGAACGACATTAAAGCCGCTGAAATGAAAGAGCGCTATTTAGAAGAGGGGCTGTATGTGTTGAATTTCATGAGCTCTCCTGGCAGCGGTAAAACCACGATGTTAGAAAATCTAGCGGATTTTAAAGACTTCAAGTTTTGCGTGGTAGAGGGCGATTTGCAAACCAATAGAGATGCGGACAGATTGCGTAAAAAAGGCGTGAGTGCACACCAAATCACCACCGGTGAAGCGTGCCATTTAGAAGCGAGCATGATTGAAGGAGCGTTTGATTTGCTCAAAAATGAGGGAGCGTTAGAAAAAAGCGATTTTTTAATCATTGAAAATGTGGGGAATCTGGTTTGCCCTTCAAGCTATAATCTAGGGGCGGCGATGAATATCGTTTTACTTTCCGTCCCAGAGGGCGATGATAAGGTGCTAAAATACCCTACCATGTTCATGTGTGCAGATGCAGTCATTATCAGTAAGGCGGACATGATTGAAGTGTTTAATTTCAGGGTTTCTCAAGTCAAAGAAGACATGCAAAAATTAAAGCCTGAAGCCCCCATTTTTTTAATGAGCTCCAAAGACCCTAAAAGTTTGGAAGATTTTAAAAATTTCCTTTTAGAAAAAAAGCGTGAAAATTACCAATCCACGCATTCGTTTTAA
- a CDS encoding cupin domain-containing protein, with protein sequence MKIVNFLEGVCFEKLHIEALSENSSNKEIRICMPKGAVMDKHKAPGAISVQVLEGKIIFEAENEKIEMPKGALVSLEAQVLHRLDALENSVIRLSLSKK encoded by the coding sequence ATGAAAATAGTTAATTTTTTAGAGGGCGTTTGTTTTGAAAAACTCCACATTGAAGCGTTGAGTGAAAATTCTTCCAACAAAGAAATCCGCATTTGCATGCCCAAAGGAGCGGTCATGGACAAACACAAAGCCCCAGGGGCTATTAGCGTGCAGGTTTTAGAGGGTAAAATCATTTTTGAAGCAGAAAATGAAAAAATAGAAATGCCTAAGGGAGCGTTAGTTAGCCTAGAAGCTCAAGTTTTGCATCGTTTGGACGCTTTAGAAAATAGCGTGATAAGATTGTCTTTAAGTAAAAAATAA
- a CDS encoding acetate kinase — protein MEILVLNLGSSSIKFKLFDMKENKPLASGLAEKIGEEIGQLKIKSHLHHNDQELKEKLVIKDHASGLLMIRENLTKMGIIKDFDQIDAIGHRVVQGGDKFHAPVLVNEKVMQEIGKLSILAPLHNPANLAGIEFVQKAHPHIPQIAVFDTAFHATMPNYAYMYALPYELYEKYQIRRYGFHGTSHHYVAKEAAKFLNIPYEKFNAISLHLGNGSSAAAIQNGKSVDTSMGLTPLEGLIMGTRCGDIDPTVVEYIAQCANKSLEEVMKILNHESGLKGVCGDNDARNIEARKEKGDQQAELAFEMCAYRIKKYIGAYMVVLNKVDAIIFTGGLGENYSALRERVCEGLEGLGIALHKPTNDNPGNGIVNLSQPNTKIQVLRIPTDEELEIAIQAKEMVEKIKVSNENS, from the coding sequence ATGGAAATTTTAGTTTTGAATCTGGGCAGTTCGTCTATTAAGTTTAAATTGTTTGACATGAAAGAAAACAAACCCTTAGCGAGCGGTTTAGCCGAAAAAATTGGCGAAGAAATAGGGCAATTGAAAATCAAATCGCATTTGCACCATAACGATCAAGAGCTTAAAGAAAAGCTTGTGATTAAAGATCATGCGAGCGGGCTTTTAATGATTCGTGAGAATTTAACGAAAATGGGGATCATTAAAGATTTTGACCAAATTGACGCTATAGGGCATCGTGTGGTTCAAGGGGGGGATAAATTCCATGCACCTGTGTTAGTGAATGAAAAAGTCATGCAAGAAATCGGTAAGCTTTCTATTTTAGCCCCCTTGCACAACCCGGCGAATTTGGCCGGTATTGAATTTGTCCAAAAAGCGCACCCCCATATCCCTCAAATCGCCGTTTTTGATACCGCATTCCATGCCACTATGCCTAATTACGCTTACATGTATGCTTTACCTTATGAATTGTATGAAAAGTATCAGATCCGGCGTTATGGTTTCCATGGGACTTCGCACCATTATGTCGCTAAAGAAGCGGCGAAATTTTTAAATATCCCTTATGAGAAGTTTAACGCTATCAGTTTGCATTTAGGGAACGGCTCAAGCGCAGCAGCCATTCAAAATGGCAAGAGCGTGGACACTTCTATGGGGTTAACCCCTTTAGAGGGCTTGATCATGGGCACAAGATGTGGGGATATTGACCCCACTGTGGTGGAATATATCGCGCAATGCGCTAATAAGAGCTTAGAAGAAGTGATGAAAATCCTAAACCATGAAAGCGGTTTGAAGGGCGTTTGTGGGGATAATGACGCCAGAAATATAGAAGCCAGAAAAGAAAAAGGCGACCAACAAGCCGAGCTTGCTTTTGAAATGTGCGCTTATCGCATTAAAAAGTATATTGGGGCTTACATGGTGGTTTTAAACAAAGTAGATGCGATCATCTTTACAGGGGGCTTGGGGGAAAATTACTCCGCTTTAAGAGAGAGGGTGTGCGAAGGTTTAGAAGGTTTAGGGATCGCTTTACACAAACCCACGAACGACAATCCGGGTAATGGGATAGTGAATTTAAGCCAGCCTAACACCAAGATCCAAGTTTTAAGAATCCCTACGGATGAAGAGCTAGAAATCGCTATACAAGCTAAAGAAATGGTAGAAAAAATAAAGGTTTCTAATGAAAATAGTTAA